One Serpentinicella alkaliphila DNA segment encodes these proteins:
- the pgsA gene encoding CDP-diacylglycerol--glycerol-3-phosphate 3-phosphatidyltransferase, producing the protein MNLANKLTVLRIFLIPVFMIFLLNRLEIPYGASIAAGIFIIAAITDALDGYIARKKNQITTLGKFMDPLADKLLVSSALISLVQMGKISVIAVVIIIAREFTISILRAVAASEGIVISASWWGKGKTITQIVAIVALLINNFPFSYINFPFDIIMTWVAVLFTVVSGVDYIRINKHILRG; encoded by the coding sequence TTTTTTAATTCCTGTTTTTATGATTTTTCTTTTAAATAGGCTAGAGATTCCATATGGTGCAAGTATAGCAGCAGGTATTTTTATAATCGCTGCAATCACAGACGCTTTAGATGGATATATAGCTAGAAAAAAGAATCAAATAACTACACTAGGTAAGTTTATGGATCCATTGGCTGATAAACTTTTAGTTTCTTCTGCTTTAATTTCATTAGTTCAAATGGGTAAGATTTCTGTTATAGCTGTAGTAATTATTATTGCCCGTGAATTTACTATTAGTATTCTAAGGGCAGTTGCAGCATCAGAAGGTATAGTGATTTCTGCAAGCTGGTGGGGAAAGGGAAAAACTATTACTCAAATAGTTGCTATAGTTGCATTACTAATTAATAACTTCCCATTTTCTTATATTAACTTTCCGTTTGACATAATAATGACATGGGTAGCTGTACTATTTACAGTTGTTTCAGGTGTAGACTATATAAGAATTAATAAACATATTTTACGAGGATAA